The Quercus lobata isolate SW786 chromosome 4, ValleyOak3.0 Primary Assembly, whole genome shotgun sequence genome segment tcactattatcagggaaaatacaatagtgcacaagaacactctcaagaaacccaaatcccaattacaccctagcactctctcacagaaaaataagaatagaaactgACTGCCTctctattctctattttctctcatgtgactgctaactaggttaattggaataacacattttttcttttctctgcaATGTAGCCGCCTATCTcataaagcaatatatatatgttactttaTGTAAGTCGGTCAAGTGGGATTCTTTTTCAACTTGTATTAGGTCACCTTTTTGGCCGGATTGGGCTTGGTTGGCCCTTATGGGCTTGTGGCATAATTCAAGCCACACTAACAGGAAGTGCATCATTGATGTtgctaaaagcctaaaacataaaaagcaTCAACTAGAGTAACCTACCAGGATACCACTTTGACTAGTGTATTACAGAAAGATTAATAggtaaaaacaaataaattttgaattttttatttatggaaaACTTATCATGACTAAGTGCGAGCTAGTGTAGCTTGTCCTAAACACTCTTTTGAGCTTTGGTTGACCATAAATCATTGCAAACAACCCCTCTATTGTTCTAATTACATCACAGTTGTGAAACTTATACTTGACTTAAAATAAATGGATGTGGATTAGGTTAGtaaattctttgtttttaaaagtTCATAAAATGTCTCATGTGATGAAGTATATCTAGAGGATAGATAGATATAAGTTAACTCTATTTCAATGGCaccaaatagaaccaaaaaaataccAATCTCTGATCAAACGAAATTAGCAATACTCATATTCTAAATGGAATGACAAAATATGAGAAACACCACTGTTGGAATGTCAAAGCTGTAAGTGAAGATCACTCCTAGACACAGATGCATCTCAGTTATTTCAAAACTTGTTTACTAACTGCAACTTCATCTTAGGCCCCCAATGAAAATTTAAGTTGAAAAAAAGCACCTTCCAAAACACGACTAATAAAAGCACCTGACAAAACACGACTAGGTGGCATGCACTAGTACAGACCTGTTAGGTTTGAAAGCACTGCCAACCATATTTTGTGCCTTAATTAGCAAGAAACACAATAGAGAAAGACATCTGTTACAAAACTCCTAAGCTACCACCAAAAGGCAAACGTGCTTGGCAAATACCAAATAGATATATGGTGTTCAGAAGCATTGTTATACTGATATTTTTCTTCCCAATGATCCTAACtcatagaaaagaaaggaaaaatatattcaTGCTTGTTCATTCCCTGAATGTTTGGTTTCACCTATGGACTACAAAATCACAAGTCACTTATAGACCTCTATTGGGTAGTTATTCCTCCATTTTGGAGCCGGGTTTTTTAGGGGCCTAACAACAAGAAATACAGTTCTTTGAAGCCCAACCAACACACACATAAGCACAAACATGTGTGTATTTCAACTCATGGAAATGGACTTGAAAGTCTTAGGTCCTTCAACACTGCTATCTAGAATCCTAGATATTGTGTGTATAAATGGTCTTATTGCTATCCAGTCTCACAGTCTTGCCACGAATTGCCATGCATCAAAAAGTATTTGTGCTTTGTGCAACAGATCTTTTAGGTGGTACTCTGAAATAATGGGAGTTCCCATGAGCCCAGTATCAGAGAGGCATTGAGTCAAAAGCTGGCATGccttagggtgagtttggttcagctttttgaaaaagtgcataatgaaaaagtggagttttgtaaaagtgcataatgaaaaagtggagtttcaaaaagctgagtgtttggtaaaaactgttaaaaagtgcataatgaaaaagctgagtgtttggctagcacttataaaagtggctttttgaggggtaaatgaccaaaaaggacaatgtatatataagagaatttatttcataccttttttttttttatgtgagtttgtttcatacttaaatcaattacttcatcatacttaaatcaatttttctctttctaaaaaaattatttttttcttaccaatattagctaataataacctaccacttaagatttattgtgaaaatattgtaaaaatattgtgataaaaattgatactaattttaatttgaacggactattaaaattatttttttctctttctaaaaaaattattttttctcacaagtgttagctaataataacctactacttaataataccaataatatatatatattattggtattattttaataatgtttgggcaatttttcttttttagtgtcataattatttgttattaccaTTAATGACTTCTTatcaatattaattaaatctaaataattttcatcatcatgaagcacaaaataaaaatgtaaaaagatgataaaatatacatcaataatccaagtttaaattgtactacataaaaatgtaaaaagataataaaatacataccaataatcgaagtttaaattgtactacataaaaatataaaaaaaattgtactacatGAGTTCTGCTCCAGTTGCTGCAATATCCCTAAACATTCTATCAAGTTGTTGTAGATTCTGTAGACCTTTATGTCGAAATTTTGAAGCTTTGGGTACTTCCTACAAAATGTAATTGTTATTTCACTCATATTACaataatatacataaatatttcaaactagctacatattaataaaatattcaactCACCTTCAACTTCATGTCCCACCAATCATCACTAGCATCAATTGTTCCCTTCACTGCATCCCAACCTAAATTTGTGTCAACACCCTTCAATTTTTCCCACACTCTCCAATCTGCTTTTAATACATCCCACCTACATTTTAATTGTTCCTTATCATAGTTTAGACCAGTCTCATCACGAAATTTGATTACCAAATTGCTCCAACCTTTGGCACTTAAGGCAGCAAAGATTCCCTTATTCCCAGCTTCAATCTCTTCCACACAAAGGTTACAAAAAGTAGTTGTCCAACTTGGATCTACCCATACTGCTCTTGTTTTTTTTGCCTTGGAGTTGGAAGTGTTGTTTTTACCCATCTATAGAGTTAAGCAACcataagaaatgcaaaaaatagaatTCATAATATTCCAATCTAGTGAACTAGTTACAAACATGATctaataaatccaaaaaaaaaaaaaaattgctacctAGTCTGAGCATTAAAATATATGGCCAGAGGAGAACACGGGAATCCAGAAAAGAGGAAGATGAGACTACCCAAAACATTTAACAACTCCATATAATGatcttaaaaataattaatccaACAAATCAACTGCAGTATCCAAGGTTATTAACCTTGAGAACAAATCATACAAACCAAAATATAACAATCCTAAAACCAAGATATTAATTCCATTCAAATCCCAATACAAATATAACAATCCTAAAACTAAATCATGACCAATGTTCTAGTCCTCATTCGAACAAGTTTTCATTTctaccaaataaatatatatatatatatatatatatatcatactgCTTTTAATTTTAACACCTGCAACCAGACTTCCAAAGGGTACAAAGCCTGTTAGAATTGTTATAAAGTTAGATGAAAACATTAGCCTAAAGCATATAGTTCTATAGCAGCCC includes the following:
- the LOC115987587 gene encoding L10-interacting MYB domain-containing protein-like, with the protein product MGKNNTSNSKAKKTRAVWVDPSWTTTFCNLCVEEIEAGNKGIFAALSAKGWSNLVIKFRDETGLNYDKEQLKCRWDVLKADWRVWEKLKGVDTNLGWDAVKGTIDASDDWWDMKLKEVPKASKFRHKGLQNLQQLDRMFRDIAATGAELM